In Paraflavitalea devenefica, the following are encoded in one genomic region:
- a CDS encoding ABC transporter permease, producing MTFRDTFSLAFRTVRGNRLRTGITVAIIALGITALIGINTAIVAIQQKFLESFSSMGATGFTIRFREPRMFFGNNSDLKKEQKGKKREKKSNQGKPITKLQAETFKATYQFPSQVSMSIFGTRNAIVSAGSKKTSPNVWVQGADEHYADLNGFTVSYGRNLNTMDIQSGRNVCLIGRDIAKKFFGENIETPVGKTIKINNIPFLIVGALAAKGSTLGRSLDNVIITTYANVRSYFNSNVNASYSIQIKVPDIRLMDGAIGEATGIFRPIRRLNVTEDDNFVIDKSDSIVEMLMRNLSFITIAAVLIGIITLAGAAIGLMNIMLVAVTERTKEIGLVKAIGGKRGNIRVQFLLESVIISLLGAGIGIFLGIVVGNIAGLLLSTSFVIPWNWVIAGVVICSLVGLGAGLYPAIKASRLNPIDALRYE from the coding sequence ATGACATTCCGGGATACCTTTTCCTTAGCTTTCAGGACCGTGCGTGGTAACAGGCTGCGTACAGGTATTACAGTAGCTATCATAGCGCTGGGCATTACTGCATTAATAGGTATCAATACCGCCATTGTGGCCATCCAGCAAAAGTTCCTGGAGAGCTTTTCTTCCATGGGCGCTACGGGTTTCACGATCCGCTTCCGGGAGCCGCGTATGTTCTTTGGCAATAACTCGGATCTGAAAAAAGAGCAAAAGGGCAAAAAGCGGGAAAAGAAATCCAACCAGGGCAAGCCCATTACCAAATTACAGGCAGAGACCTTTAAAGCTACTTACCAGTTCCCTTCACAGGTGAGTATGAGCATATTCGGTACCCGGAACGCCATTGTATCGGCAGGCAGTAAGAAGACCAGCCCCAACGTGTGGGTGCAGGGCGCCGATGAGCATTATGCCGACCTCAACGGCTTTACCGTCTCCTATGGCCGGAACCTGAATACAATGGACATTCAATCGGGGCGTAATGTATGCCTCATAGGAAGGGATATAGCGAAAAAGTTTTTTGGGGAGAACATAGAAACACCGGTTGGCAAAACCATTAAGATCAATAACATTCCCTTCCTCATTGTCGGCGCGCTGGCAGCCAAGGGTTCTACCCTCGGCAGAAGCCTCGACAATGTCATCATTACCACCTATGCCAACGTGCGCAGCTATTTTAATTCCAACGTGAATGCTTCTTATTCAATACAGATAAAGGTCCCGGATATCAGGTTAATGGATGGAGCTATTGGTGAGGCTACCGGTATCTTCAGGCCTATCCGCCGGTTGAATGTGACAGAGGATGATAACTTCGTGATTGATAAAAGCGACAGCATTGTAGAAATGCTGATGCGTAACCTGAGCTTCATCACCATCGCTGCCGTGCTGATCGGTATCATCACGCTGGCCGGGGCAGCTATTGGCCTCATGAACATCATGCTGGTGGCTGTTACGGAACGTACCAAAGAAATTGGCCTGGTAAAAGCCATCGGTGGTAAGCGTGGTAACATACGGGTGCAGTTCCTGCTGGAGTCTGTTATCATCAGTTTATTGGGCGCGGGTATCGGTATCTTCCTCGGCATTGTTGTCGGTAACATTGCGGGCCTGCTGCTGTCTACCAGTTTTGTAATCCCCTGGAACTGGGTAATAGCGGGGGTAGTCATTTGTTCCCTGGTAGGGTTGGGCGCCGGTCTGTATCCTGCCATCAAGGCTTCCCGGCTGAATCCTATTGATGCGTTGCGCTACGAATAA
- a CDS encoding zinc-dependent metalloprotease: protein MEKTLSLRSVLLMVAASSLLTSVSAQNRRPATTTPAADTTKPRTAVTPPAFPKPGPKPYKEIITDKALSRKGLFAVHKVDDKWYFEVGDSLLGRDILVVNRISKAPADTRSGFFGYAGDEINENVIRFEKGPNNKVFLRNISFSVYAKDSTKPMYKSVQNSNIQPIAAAFDVKAFSKDSTGSVIDFTDFVSGDNDIFFFASFFKSMLRLGGLQPDKSYIVDIKSYPINTEIKTVKTYSKMAAPSPIPGLMPSGPTGNATFELNTSIVLLPKVAMRPRYYDDRVAYFTTEYTDFDADPQGVKDISLITRWRLEVKSEDLEKFKRGELVEPKKPIIYYIDPATPAKWVPYLIQGVNDWQKAFEKAGFKNAIMAKVAPTPAEDSTWSLEDARYSAIVYKPSDIPNASGPHVHDPRSGEILESHINWYHNVMRLLRNWYLIQASPSDPRARKAEYDDELMGQLIRFVSSHEVGHTLGLPHNMGSSAGTPVEKLRDKAWVEANGHTASIMDYARFNYVAQPEDKITDAGMYPRIGEYDLWSIEWGYRPILDKDQDSEKALLNDWVKSHYSNPRLRFIHQNGVDPRAQTESLGDNNMKANEYGIKNLKWMMPKLAGWLNEKGEDYENLDEIYNEAIGQFSRYFGHAATYVGGIYTDYKTTEQEGNVYTVVPKALQKEAMTFMQKNYFETPTWLLDKNILDKISSPTSDRVSGLQDGWLGVLLNTLRMQRLISSSNRDASAYRLDEFMEDLKKGIWSELAARKPIDNYRRNLQKAYVERMGAIINPAPAGGGGGIIISFGPVVDPKKSDILSVAKGTLRALKAEIAAAIPAYSDKMSRYHLQDLNDRIGKILDPK from the coding sequence ATGGAGAAAACCCTCAGTCTGAGATCTGTTTTACTGATGGTGGCTGCCAGTAGTTTACTAACCTCCGTTTCTGCCCAGAACAGAAGGCCGGCGACTACAACACCTGCTGCAGACACTACTAAACCCCGTACCGCTGTTACCCCCCCTGCGTTCCCCAAACCAGGCCCCAAACCTTACAAAGAAATTATCACCGACAAGGCCCTTAGCCGTAAGGGGCTTTTCGCTGTTCATAAAGTAGACGACAAGTGGTATTTCGAAGTAGGCGATTCCCTGCTGGGCAGGGATATCCTGGTAGTGAACCGCATTTCCAAAGCCCCCGCCGACACCCGCTCCGGCTTCTTCGGGTATGCAGGCGATGAGATCAATGAAAATGTGATCCGCTTCGAAAAAGGACCCAACAATAAAGTATTTCTCCGCAACATCTCTTTCTCGGTTTATGCAAAGGACTCCACCAAGCCCATGTATAAATCCGTACAGAACTCCAACATTCAACCCATTGCCGCCGCTTTCGATGTAAAAGCATTTTCCAAAGACAGTACCGGCTCTGTAATAGACTTTACTGACTTTGTCAGTGGCGACAATGATATCTTTTTCTTTGCCTCTTTCTTTAAAAGCATGCTCCGCCTGGGCGGCCTGCAGCCTGATAAATCGTATATCGTTGATATCAAAAGTTATCCGATCAACACAGAGATCAAAACAGTAAAGACTTACAGTAAGATGGCGGCACCCTCCCCCATCCCTGGCCTCATGCCTTCCGGCCCTACCGGCAATGCCACTTTTGAGCTCAACACTTCCATTGTGCTGCTGCCCAAGGTTGCGATGCGCCCCAGATACTATGATGACCGGGTGGCATATTTTACCACGGAATACACAGATTTTGACGCAGATCCCCAGGGCGTAAAGGACATCAGCCTGATTACCCGCTGGCGCCTGGAGGTTAAATCAGAAGACCTGGAGAAGTTTAAACGCGGTGAACTGGTAGAGCCTAAGAAGCCTATTATATATTATATAGACCCGGCTACACCTGCCAAATGGGTGCCCTACCTCATCCAGGGTGTAAATGACTGGCAGAAAGCCTTTGAGAAAGCCGGCTTTAAAAATGCCATTATGGCCAAGGTAGCCCCTACCCCGGCCGAAGACAGCACCTGGAGCCTGGAAGATGCCCGTTATTCGGCTATCGTTTATAAGCCTTCCGATATTCCCAACGCCAGCGGCCCGCACGTACATGATCCCCGCAGTGGTGAGATCCTGGAATCCCATATTAACTGGTACCATAATGTTATGCGCCTGCTGCGCAACTGGTACCTGATCCAGGCTTCGCCCAGCGACCCCCGCGCCCGCAAAGCTGAATATGATGATGAGCTGATGGGACAACTGATCCGTTTTGTATCCTCACACGAAGTAGGCCATACCCTGGGTTTACCCCACAATATGGGTTCTTCGGCAGGTACGCCTGTTGAAAAACTGCGTGATAAAGCCTGGGTAGAAGCCAACGGCCATACCGCTTCTATTATGGACTATGCCCGGTTCAACTATGTGGCACAGCCAGAAGATAAGATCACGGATGCCGGTATGTATCCCCGCATCGGAGAGTACGACCTGTGGTCTATCGAATGGGGTTACAGGCCTATCCTGGATAAAGACCAGGACAGCGAAAAAGCTTTGCTCAATGATTGGGTAAAGAGCCACTACAGCAACCCTCGCCTCCGTTTCATTCACCAGAATGGTGTGGACCCCAGGGCGCAGACTGAATCACTGGGTGACAACAATATGAAAGCTAATGAATACGGTATCAAGAACCTGAAGTGGATGATGCCTAAACTGGCTGGCTGGCTGAATGAAAAGGGAGAAGATTATGAAAACCTGGATGAGATTTATAATGAAGCGATTGGACAATTCAGCCGCTACTTTGGTCATGCCGCTACTTATGTAGGTGGTATTTATACCGACTATAAAACCACCGAGCAGGAAGGCAATGTATATACGGTAGTTCCGAAAGCGCTGCAAAAAGAGGCCATGACCTTTATGCAGAAAAACTATTTCGAAACACCTACCTGGCTGCTGGATAAGAATATCCTGGATAAGATATCTTCTCCTACCAGCGACCGGGTGAGCGGACTGCAGGACGGATGGCTGGGCGTACTCCTGAACACCTTGCGTATGCAACGCCTCATCTCCTCTTCCAACCGGGACGCATCCGCCTATCGACTGGATGAATTTATGGAAGACCTGAAGAAAGGCATCTGGAGTGAACTGGCTGCCCGCAAACCTATTGACAATTACCGCCGTAACCTGCAAAAGGCCTACGTGGAAAGAATGGGTGCTATTATCAATCCCGCTCCTGCCGGTGGTGGAGGTGGTATTATTATTTCTTTTGGCCCGGTAGTGGACCCGAAGAAATCAGATATCCTGTCTGTTGCCAAAGGCACCCTCCGTGCGCTGAAAGCAGAGATCGCTGCCGCGATACCTGCTTACTCAGACAAGATGAGCCGTTATCACCTGCAGGACCTCAATGACCGTATCGGAAAGATACTGGACCCTAAGTAA
- a CDS encoding MotA/TolQ/ExbB proton channel family protein yields the protein MAETKPTAPAAKSSTSVQPKKSSNAISWIAPVVCILAGYLIWRFGLGAEGNFTKPDLSGGFWPKHEGPKGGLIKMYEGGIIVPLLIATFLTAITFIIERLLTISKASGTGNIAEFIRKVQYHLANKNVDQAISECDKQKGSVGNVMKAGLRKYKEMISNTELDTEQKVLSIQKEVEEATALELPMLEKNLVFLSTIASVATLLGLLGTVLGMISSFSALGSEGGGGAAAELSRGISEALYNTALGIGTSAFAIIFYNIFTTKIDSITYGIDESGFTLTQSFASLYK from the coding sequence ATGGCTGAAACAAAACCAACTGCGCCCGCCGCGAAGAGTAGTACATCTGTTCAACCGAAGAAGAGTAGTAATGCTATTTCATGGATCGCGCCAGTAGTATGTATTCTTGCTGGTTATCTGATCTGGAGGTTTGGCCTGGGCGCTGAAGGTAACTTTACAAAACCCGATTTATCTGGTGGTTTTTGGCCCAAACATGAAGGACCAAAAGGCGGATTGATCAAGATGTATGAGGGTGGTATTATCGTGCCTTTATTGATCGCAACATTCCTCACAGCGATCACTTTCATCATTGAGCGTTTACTGACCATCAGCAAAGCTTCCGGTACCGGAAACATTGCTGAGTTTATTCGCAAAGTGCAATATCACCTCGCTAATAAAAATGTGGATCAGGCTATTTCTGAGTGCGACAAACAAAAAGGCAGCGTAGGAAATGTAATGAAAGCCGGTCTGCGCAAGTACAAAGAAATGATCTCCAACACGGAGCTGGATACAGAGCAAAAAGTACTGTCTATTCAAAAAGAAGTAGAAGAAGCTACTGCGCTGGAACTGCCCATGCTGGAAAAGAACCTCGTGTTCCTTTCTACCATCGCTTCCGTAGCTACCCTGTTGGGTCTGTTAGGTACCGTATTGGGTATGATCTCTTCTTTCTCTGCCCTGGGTTCTGAAGGTGGCGGCGGTGCTGCTGCAGAACTGTCCCGCGGTATCTCTGAAGCCCTGTATAACACGGCATTAGGTATCGGTACATCTGCCTTTGCGATCATCTTCTACAACATCTTTACGACCAAGATCGACTCTATCACTTATGGTATTGACGAGTCTGGTTTCACTTTAACACAAAGTTTTGCTTCCCTCTACAAATAA
- a CDS encoding ExbD/TolR family protein, whose product MPKVKVPRKSTTIDMTAMCDVAFLLLSFFILTTKFKTPDPVQVTTPKSVSTKIVEQENAVLVTMDKEGKVYFSVADENKDQKSELIDMIDQSKALNLTAAEKKAFLAPGNLIGVPFTQLKSYLQLSPEQIKAFKAPGIPVDSANNQLVDWIRAATTAFQGKTMRMFVKGDNDAKYPSFKGIIDALKKNELFKFSMITDPEGVPPGTDLFKRKEAIGAKATDE is encoded by the coding sequence ATGCCAAAAGTTAAAGTACCGCGGAAAAGTACAACGATCGACATGACGGCGATGTGCGATGTGGCCTTCCTGTTGTTGTCGTTCTTCATCCTCACCACCAAGTTCAAAACTCCGGATCCTGTACAGGTGACAACACCTAAGTCTGTGTCTACCAAGATTGTAGAGCAAGAGAACGCGGTATTGGTGACCATGGATAAAGAAGGTAAGGTGTATTTTTCAGTAGCCGACGAAAACAAGGATCAAAAATCTGAACTGATCGACATGATCGACCAGTCCAAAGCCCTGAACCTGACCGCTGCCGAAAAGAAAGCCTTCCTGGCTCCCGGCAACCTCATCGGTGTACCTTTTACGCAATTAAAATCGTATCTTCAGTTATCACCTGAGCAAATAAAAGCTTTTAAAGCGCCTGGTATTCCGGTAGATAGCGCCAATAACCAGTTGGTTGACTGGATACGGGCTGCGACTACCGCTTTCCAGGGCAAGACAATGAGAATGTTTGTAAAGGGTGATAATGATGCTAAATATCCTTCTTTCAAAGGCATTATTGATGCCCTGAAAAAGAATGAGTTATTTAAATTTTCCATGATCACTGACCCCGAAGGCGTTCCGCCCGGTACCGACCTGTTCAAGCGGAAAGAGGCCATCGGCGCCAAAGCGACAGATGAGTAA
- a CDS encoding ExbD/TolR family protein, with amino-acid sequence MAEMDTSSGGGHKKGPGVKKGKKLSTRVDLTPMVDLGFLLITFFIFTTTMSQPTAMRLFLPKDTEKPEEQNKVKASGALSLILAKDNSIFYYEGELAPDGSNFKSTNFQGIRDIIINKKRSTSPDDFVVVIKPTPDATYKNTVDILDEMTINEVKRYALVDIFDVELQLVKASGK; translated from the coding sequence ATGGCAGAAATGGATACCTCGTCGGGTGGGGGACATAAAAAAGGGCCTGGTGTAAAAAAAGGGAAAAAGCTTTCCACGCGCGTTGATCTGACGCCGATGGTGGATCTGGGATTCCTGCTCATCACCTTCTTTATCTTCACCACGACGATGAGCCAGCCTACAGCTATGCGGCTTTTCCTGCCGAAAGACACGGAGAAGCCCGAAGAGCAAAATAAGGTAAAAGCCTCCGGTGCTTTGAGCCTTATCCTGGCGAAGGATAATTCCATCTTCTATTACGAAGGGGAACTGGCGCCTGATGGCAGTAACTTCAAGAGCACCAACTTCCAGGGGATCAGGGACATCATCATCAACAAAAAGAGATCTACCAGTCCGGACGATTTCGTGGTGGTGATAAAGCCCACGCCCGATGCAACCTATAAAAATACGGTTGACATATTGGATGAAATGACCATTAATGAGGTTAAACGCTATGCTTTGGTTGATATCTTTGATGTTGAACTTCAGTTAGTTAAAGCTTCCGGGAAGTAA
- a CDS encoding energy transducer TonB has translation MEVNKILSADVLDIIFEGRNKEYGAYQLRKTYNKRLMIALIVTASIILLSFGGYVLSNFLGTEDEKKELNVQDVQLEEIKQEEKKEEPPPPPPPKPPEPPKVEMAKFTPPKIVKDEEVKEEEKPPEVEKLEETKIGTVNQEGVKDEGIVAPPADDAGKGVVEAPKKVEEDWDKTFTKVEIESEYPGGSAAWQRYLNKTLRYPQDAIDNEIQGTVVIQFIVDKEGNVSDVEAISGPEELRGEAVRVIKKSGKWTPAVQNGRQVKSYKKQPIVFRLETEG, from the coding sequence ATGGAAGTCAATAAAATATTAAGCGCTGATGTTCTTGATATTATCTTCGAAGGAAGAAATAAGGAATATGGTGCTTATCAACTGCGCAAAACCTATAATAAGCGGCTGATGATCGCCCTTATTGTAACTGCGTCTATCATCCTGCTGTCGTTTGGCGGCTACGTGCTGTCTAACTTCTTAGGCACTGAAGACGAGAAAAAAGAACTGAATGTGCAGGATGTGCAGTTGGAGGAGATCAAACAGGAAGAGAAAAAAGAAGAGCCACCTCCTCCACCGCCACCCAAACCACCAGAGCCTCCCAAAGTGGAAATGGCTAAATTCACCCCTCCCAAGATCGTAAAAGATGAAGAGGTGAAGGAAGAAGAAAAACCACCGGAAGTGGAGAAACTGGAGGAAACCAAGATCGGTACCGTGAACCAGGAAGGTGTGAAAGATGAAGGTATCGTAGCTCCTCCGGCAGATGACGCCGGTAAAGGTGTGGTGGAAGCTCCCAAGAAAGTAGAAGAAGATTGGGACAAAACATTTACCAAAGTAGAAATTGAATCTGAATATCCCGGCGGTTCTGCAGCCTGGCAGCGTTACCTGAACAAAACGCTCCGTTATCCGCAGGATGCTATCGACAACGAGATCCAGGGTACTGTAGTGATCCAGTTCATTGTAGACAAGGAAGGTAACGTGAGTGACGTGGAAGCGATCAGTGGACCTGAAGAATTACGTGGCGAAGCAGTACGGGTAATCAAGAAGAGTGGTAAATGGACACCCGCCGTTCAGAACGGCCGTCAGGTGAAATCTTATAAGAAACAGCCTATCGTATTCCGTCTGGAAACAGAAGGTTAA
- a CDS encoding energy transducer TonB, with amino-acid sequence MEITKILTADVLDIIFEGRNKSYGAYELRKSYKRRLLISLSVMLSILLLLIGGFVFASMGGKEQIVKEIIIPDNELKLIDQEEPVEPPPPLKTPPPQQIETKQFTEFKITKDELVKPEEAPPAMEELEDVKIGTANVEGLKDDGLAGPPADEAAGKGITDIVKKDDTDYGATFTKVEIDAKYPGGMPAWARFLNKNLANNYPQEAADNEIQGKVEILFIVDTLGKVSNVEAVSGPKELWEAAIKVIKKSGTWEPAIQNGRRVKSYKRQPIVFQLNNE; translated from the coding sequence ATGGAGATTACCAAAATCCTTACTGCCGACGTACTCGATATTATATTCGAGGGTCGCAACAAATCGTACGGCGCTTACGAACTACGTAAGTCATACAAACGCCGCTTACTCATATCCCTCTCAGTTATGTTGTCTATCCTGCTGCTGTTGATCGGCGGCTTTGTATTTGCCAGCATGGGCGGTAAAGAGCAAATTGTTAAAGAGATCATCATCCCCGACAATGAGCTGAAACTGATTGACCAGGAAGAACCCGTAGAACCACCACCGCCCCTGAAGACACCTCCCCCACAGCAGATAGAAACAAAACAGTTCACTGAGTTCAAGATCACCAAAGATGAACTGGTAAAGCCAGAAGAGGCGCCTCCTGCCATGGAGGAATTGGAAGATGTAAAGATCGGCACCGCCAATGTAGAGGGATTAAAGGATGATGGCCTTGCCGGGCCACCCGCAGATGAGGCGGCCGGCAAAGGGATCACAGACATAGTGAAAAAGGACGATACCGATTATGGCGCCACCTTCACTAAAGTGGAAATTGATGCAAAATATCCCGGTGGTATGCCCGCCTGGGCCCGGTTCCTGAATAAGAACCTGGCCAACAACTACCCGCAGGAGGCTGCTGACAATGAAATACAGGGAAAAGTAGAGATACTGTTTATTGTAGATACCCTGGGCAAAGTAAGCAATGTAGAGGCGGTAAGCGGCCCTAAAGAGCTTTGGGAAGCTGCTATCAAGGTTATTAAAAAAAGCGGTACCTGGGAGCCTGCTATCCAGAACGGACGCAGGGTAAAATCCTACAAACGTCAGCCTATTGTCTTTCAGTTGAATAACGAATAG
- the mnmE gene encoding tRNA uridine-5-carboxymethylaminomethyl(34) synthesis GTPase MnmE yields MAAKLLGWDDTIVALATPPGIGAIGMIRISGSRSFEIINQLFPAKDLLLQPSHTLHVGYLKEGEKVLDEVVVSLFKGPRSYTGEDVIEISCHGSPYVQQQVIQACVHLGARLAKPGEFTQRAFLQGKLDLTQAEAVADLIASNTEASRKAALHNIRGGFSEVLKQLRDQLLSFSALIELELDFSQEDVEFADRSRFYALIREAQGAVERLLHSFKLGNVIKNGVQVAIVGKPNAGKSTLLNALLNENRAIVSDIAGTTRDTIEEILNIDGILFRLVDTAGIREHTSDVIESIGVERSLAKMKQADVVVYLFDVNSTTVPELEAVKHDLDQQQIKYLLVGNKSDLANDALRNSFDARATIIFIAAKENQHVEVLKERLVDMVLQGRLQTEDTVVTNARHYHALQEVLKSLQDIHAGLDNQIPGDLLALDIRRCLHYLGEITGEITTEDQLDYIFSKFCIGK; encoded by the coding sequence ATGGCAGCAAAGTTGTTGGGATGGGATGATACGATAGTGGCCCTGGCCACGCCACCGGGCATCGGGGCTATTGGGATGATACGGATCAGTGGCAGCCGCTCATTTGAGATCATTAACCAGCTATTTCCTGCCAAAGACCTTTTGTTGCAGCCTTCGCATACCCTGCATGTCGGTTACCTGAAGGAAGGAGAGAAAGTATTGGATGAAGTGGTGGTATCCCTATTCAAGGGGCCAAGGTCTTATACCGGGGAGGATGTGATAGAAATATCCTGTCATGGTTCGCCTTATGTACAGCAACAGGTTATCCAGGCCTGTGTGCACCTGGGCGCCCGGCTGGCAAAACCGGGAGAGTTTACTCAGCGTGCTTTTTTGCAGGGCAAGCTGGACCTTACCCAGGCAGAAGCCGTAGCCGACCTCATAGCTAGTAATACAGAAGCTTCCCGTAAAGCAGCCCTGCACAATATACGGGGCGGATTTTCAGAAGTACTGAAACAGTTAAGGGACCAGTTACTATCCTTCTCTGCCCTCATAGAACTGGAACTGGATTTCTCCCAGGAGGATGTGGAATTTGCCGACCGCTCCAGGTTCTACGCGCTCATCCGGGAAGCACAGGGTGCGGTAGAGCGACTGCTGCATTCCTTTAAGCTTGGCAATGTGATCAAAAACGGTGTACAGGTAGCGATTGTTGGAAAGCCCAATGCCGGTAAGTCTACCTTATTAAATGCCTTGCTCAATGAGAACCGGGCCATTGTAAGTGATATTGCCGGTACTACAAGGGATACGATCGAGGAGATATTGAACATAGATGGCATCCTGTTCCGGCTGGTGGATACGGCGGGTATCCGGGAGCATACCAGCGATGTCATTGAAAGCATCGGTGTGGAAAGGAGCCTGGCCAAGATGAAGCAGGCCGATGTGGTCGTTTACCTGTTTGATGTGAACAGCACTACGGTACCCGAACTGGAAGCCGTGAAACATGACCTCGACCAGCAACAGATCAAGTACCTGCTGGTGGGTAATAAATCAGACCTGGCCAATGACGCCCTCCGCAATTCCTTTGATGCCCGGGCTACCATCATCTTTATTGCTGCTAAAGAAAATCAGCATGTGGAGGTATTAAAAGAACGGCTGGTAGACATGGTATTGCAAGGCCGGTTACAAACAGAAGATACAGTAGTTACTAATGCCCGTCATTACCATGCTTTGCAGGAAGTGCTGAAATCCCTGCAGGACATTCATGCCGGCCTCGACAACCAGATTCCCGGCGACCTGCTCGCCCTCGACATACGCCGCTGCCTCCATTACTTAGGCGAGATCACCGGCGAGATCACTACCGAAGACCAGTTGGATTATATATTCAGTAAGTTTTGTATCGGCAAATAA
- a CDS encoding helix-turn-helix transcriptional regulator — MSSNIRIQKACLHCKKVFTAKTTVTKFCSDDCAKRNYKLRMRGEKLQASKEGARNEMDQLLNSNTPKNVQETVSMEKALINVKELAVLIGISRRSIFNLMEDKSFPRIKIGRKLLFDKNQVLEFIKSKYGSL; from the coding sequence ATGAGCAGTAATATCAGAATACAAAAGGCATGTTTACATTGTAAAAAGGTGTTTACAGCAAAGACAACAGTGACTAAGTTCTGTTCTGATGATTGCGCAAAACGTAATTATAAACTGAGGATGCGCGGTGAGAAATTGCAGGCTTCAAAAGAAGGCGCAAGAAATGAAATGGATCAATTACTTAATAGTAATACTCCAAAGAATGTGCAGGAAACGGTGTCTATGGAGAAAGCTCTTATCAATGTAAAGGAATTGGCTGTACTAATAGGCATTAGTAGAAGAAGCATTTTTAATTTGATGGAAGATAAAAGCTTTCCCCGTATAAAAATTGGAAGGAAGTTGCTGTTTGATAAGAACCAGGTTCTTGAATTTATTAAATCTAAATACGGCAGTCTATGA
- a CDS encoding tyrosine-type recombinase/integrase, producing the protein MRGALRKKKLKSGKLSLYIDYYPPVWNPQTKQYTRREFLNLHLHANPVTTLEKQENKLYTEIAEKIYLKRMKALMLEENGLFNKDVLEGDFFVYALNFIRAKQKEKVDTTHYETAIKYLKRWMGEHLKFRHIDEKLLQKFKDYLLSTHSLKSKSEKLKQNSAASYYDKFAVVVQQAFLDKYLTEDYTVRVPRISNVETFRQIIDDEELKLLLENPIEDETVFKSSIFALLSGFRFSALKIIKWSDFHYSTALNAWYVYIIDPKPDRSFKHYISHQAVNILGKKKEGDQLVFPDLNYSRTRTKLKEWFSNVGLKDKAKFHNWRHKYATDLIEKGEDIYVVSKMLNHKHVKTTQIYAKVPDTNRAKAASKAIYSHLN; encoded by the coding sequence ATGAGAGGTGCCTTGCGTAAAAAGAAACTGAAGAGCGGGAAATTAAGCCTGTACATTGATTATTACCCGCCGGTATGGAATCCGCAAACCAAACAATATACCCGAAGGGAGTTTTTGAATTTGCACCTTCACGCAAATCCCGTTACTACTCTTGAAAAACAAGAGAATAAATTATATACGGAGATCGCAGAAAAGATTTACTTGAAACGAATGAAAGCGCTAATGCTGGAAGAAAACGGCCTTTTCAATAAAGATGTGCTGGAAGGTGATTTCTTTGTTTATGCCTTAAATTTTATTCGTGCTAAACAGAAAGAAAAAGTAGATACCACGCATTATGAAACTGCCATCAAATACCTGAAAAGATGGATGGGAGAGCATCTTAAGTTCCGCCATATTGATGAAAAGCTATTGCAGAAGTTTAAAGATTACCTGTTGTCTACTCATTCGCTTAAATCCAAATCAGAAAAGCTAAAACAGAACTCGGCAGCATCGTACTATGATAAATTCGCCGTCGTTGTTCAACAGGCATTTCTGGATAAGTATTTAACTGAGGATTACACAGTAAGAGTTCCACGGATCAGTAATGTGGAAACATTCCGGCAGATCATTGATGATGAAGAGCTGAAGCTCTTACTTGAAAACCCTATTGAAGATGAAACGGTATTTAAGTCATCCATATTTGCATTATTATCCGGATTCAGGTTCAGTGCTTTGAAAATTATAAAATGGAGTGACTTTCATTATTCCACTGCCTTAAATGCCTGGTATGTATATATTATTGACCCTAAGCCAGACCGTTCTTTTAAGCATTATATCAGCCATCAGGCTGTCAATATATTGGGAAAGAAGAAGGAAGGAGATCAATTGGTATTTCCTGATTTGAATTATTCCAGGACAAGGACAAAGCTAAAAGAGTGGTTCAGTAACGTTGGATTAAAGGATAAGGCGAAATTTCATAACTGGCGCCATAAATACGCCACTGATCTTATTGAGAAGGGAGAGGATATTTATGTGGTCAGTAAAATGCTCAATCATAAGCATGTTAAGACTACACAGATATATGCCAAAGTGCCTGATACCAATAGGGCGAAAGCGGCCAGCAAAGCAATTTATAGTCACTTAAACTGA